The following are encoded in a window of Pseudalgibacter alginicilyticus genomic DNA:
- a CDS encoding winged helix-turn-helix transcriptional regulator: MKKKEHKECMSALLPVRDTLDVIGGKWKILILISIWEGNKHFREIERSIPKLSTKVLSKELKDMEENQLITRTVLNGFPVRTEYTPTAHSKTLKKVILELYNWGVNHRKKIFGKNA; encoded by the coding sequence ATGAAAAAGAAAGAACACAAAGAATGTATGTCTGCCTTATTACCTGTAAGAGATACCTTAGATGTTATAGGTGGCAAATGGAAGATTTTAATCTTAATTTCAATTTGGGAAGGCAATAAGCATTTTAGAGAAATTGAACGTAGTATTCCAAAATTAAGTACCAAAGTATTATCAAAAGAATTAAAAGATATGGAAGAAAACCAGTTAATTACTAGAACGGTTTTAAATGGTTTCCCTGTAAGAACAGAATATACACCTACAGCACATTCCAAAACATTAAAAAAAGTTATTTTGGAATTATATAATTGGGGGGTCAATCACAGAAAAAAAATCTTTGGCAAAAACGCTTAG
- a CDS encoding DoxX family protein produces the protein MKNKVLTVLCILFGLMMINSGLNKFFNYMPMPEMSEKMMQIMGGFMTIKWISPLVAIVEIIGGVLIAIPKKRALGAIVILPVMIGIFVHHLVHDIAGISIALILLAINLWAIMASWDKYKPIIEN, from the coding sequence ATGAAAAATAAGGTTTTAACAGTTTTATGTATTCTTTTCGGATTAATGATGATTAATTCAGGTTTAAACAAATTCTTTAACTACATGCCAATGCCAGAGATGTCTGAAAAAATGATGCAAATAATGGGCGGATTTATGACTATAAAATGGATTTCTCCCCTTGTAGCCATTGTTGAAATCATTGGTGGAGTTTTAATTGCAATACCTAAAAAAAGAGCTTTAGGTGCCATCGTAATTCTTCCAGTGATGATTGGAATTTTTGTGCATCATTTAGTACACGATATAGCTGGTATCTCAATAGCTCTAATTTTATTGGCTATAAATTTATGGGCAATTATGGCTAGTTGGGATAAATACAAACCAATTATAGAAAATTAG
- a CDS encoding S41 family peptidase, with product MKVNYAFTTCILILFSFYSIGQNKLSQSQVLEDYTIFKEILTTGHPSLYEYTSKPEWDSIFNTFEQKDIKEIRTSNDFFKSISTIADKAKDGHLVIHHPKMDTVPPLFPLLLKIIDGKLYTDTDDFRIPLGSEITSINGKSSQTILKDLLKYAPSDGFNLTKKYRQIEKEFGILHFYEYGSKESYSVKYTTADGEVKTNIIAPKSFKSIGNRYPNRNSHFAAYHQDTNRLDYFRNRIAEKWPFVYYIDSINTAVLTVNSFGLDPQEFKSKLIGLFKEIKKKKAENLIIDVRQNIGGYRINAINLYSFLTNEPFKQRISESAVTNVLPQEKYIIHTMSDYTEFFEMYFASAQKEDERWILTEDHAQAEMIPYKKPFKGNVYVLIGGNTYSAASAFALSAKNDKNITLVGEETGGGYYFHTAQYSALYELPNSKIMVRMPFVKIDKYVFDNSVPKGSGILPDKEVTLTVEDLIKGTDSQLDFVVKQISIK from the coding sequence CAAGTTTATATGAATATACTTCAAAACCTGAATGGGATAGTATTTTTAATACGTTTGAGCAAAAAGACATTAAGGAAATAAGGACTTCTAATGACTTCTTTAAGTCTATCTCCACTATTGCTGACAAGGCAAAAGACGGTCATTTAGTAATACACCATCCAAAAATGGACACGGTACCTCCATTATTCCCATTACTATTGAAAATCATAGATGGGAAACTATATACTGACACTGATGATTTTAGAATTCCCCTTGGTTCTGAAATAACCTCTATCAATGGCAAGTCTTCTCAAACTATTCTAAAAGACTTATTGAAGTATGCACCATCAGATGGTTTCAACTTAACGAAAAAATACCGACAAATAGAAAAAGAATTCGGGATACTTCATTTTTACGAATATGGAAGTAAAGAAAGTTATTCTGTAAAATACACGACCGCAGACGGTGAAGTGAAAACAAATATAATTGCTCCAAAGTCATTTAAAAGCATCGGTAACCGATACCCTAATAGAAATTCTCACTTTGCAGCGTATCATCAAGACACAAATCGACTTGACTACTTTAGAAATAGAATAGCAGAAAAATGGCCATTTGTTTATTATATAGACTCCATAAATACGGCAGTATTAACCGTTAACTCATTCGGTTTAGACCCACAGGAATTTAAATCAAAGCTAATTGGTTTATTTAAAGAAATTAAGAAGAAGAAAGCCGAAAACCTTATAATAGATGTTAGGCAAAACATTGGAGGGTACAGAATCAACGCAATTAACTTGTACTCTTTTTTGACGAATGAGCCTTTTAAACAAAGAATATCAGAAAGTGCTGTTACAAATGTGTTACCTCAAGAAAAATATATTATTCATACAATGTCTGATTATACTGAATTCTTCGAAATGTATTTTGCTTCAGCTCAAAAAGAGGATGAGCGGTGGATATTAACAGAAGACCACGCTCAAGCTGAAATGATTCCATATAAAAAACCATTTAAAGGAAATGTCTATGTATTAATTGGAGGCAACACCTATTCTGCTGCTAGTGCGTTTGCCTTAAGTGCGAAAAACGACAAAAATATAACTCTTGTTGGTGAAGAAACTGGAGGGGGCTACTATTTCCATACGGCTCAATATTCTGCCTTATACGAACTTCCAAATTCTAAAATAATGGTACGTATGCCATTTGTAAAAATTGATAAATATGTTTTTGATAATTCTGTTCCAAAAGGGAGTGGAATATTGCCCGATAAAGAAGTAACCTTAACTGTTGAGGACTTAATTAAAGGAACAGATAGCCAGTTAGATTTTGTAGTTAAACAGATTAGCATAAAATAA